The following proteins are co-located in the Larimichthys crocea isolate SSNF chromosome XXIV, L_crocea_2.0, whole genome shotgun sequence genome:
- the zfp36l1a gene encoding mRNA decay activator protein ZFP36L1a has translation MTTAVVSPFFDFEVMNKNNKLLSSYNNNLGAPHPISVPCTGTNVPISSPAGALLDRKAVGSPSVGGVYQRRHSVSSTKFSQNQFLNSLKAADHSSLISGVGNNKENRLRDRSFSETGERLLNKCLGPASPTSGGGGSQVNSSRYKTELCRPFEENGSCKYGDKCQFAHGIHELRSLSRHPKYKTELCRTFHTIGFCPYGPRCHFIHNAEERRGPPQQSSPLNSSNKMERPRLQHSYSFAGFSSSAGLRDSPTSVTPPPMFFPDEVPDWPSSNPFTYSSQELANLFGPSLSAGPVGTEPNTPAPPSPTSTPYYFRPMLESPQMFESPSSPPDSLSDQEGYQSSSGGSLSGSESPTLDTTRRLPIFSRLSISDD, from the exons ATGACCACAGCCGTGGTGTCGCCTTTCTTCGACTTCGAAGTTATGAACAAG AACAACAAACTGCTcagcagctacaacaacaacctgGGTGCTCCCCATCCCATCTCTGTCCCTTGCACTGGCACCAACGTGCCCATCTCCAGCCCCGCCGGAGCCCTGCTGGACAGGAAGGCGGTGGGGTCTCCCTCAGTGGGAGGCGTGTATCAGCGGCGGCACTCCGTCAGCAGCACAAAGTTCAGCCAGAATCAGTTTCTGAACAGCTTGAAGGCAGCGGACCACTCCTCGCTCATCTCAGGGGTTGGCAACAACAAGGAGAACCGCCTGCGAGATCGCTCCTTCTCTGAGACGGGCGAGAGGCTCCTCAACAAGTGCCTGGGCCCTGCCAGTCCCaccagtggtggtggtggcagccAAGTGAACTCCAGCCGTTACAAGACGGAGCTTTGCAGGCCCTTCGAGGAGAACGGTTCCTGCAAGTACGGCGACAAATGCCAGTTTGCTCACGGGATCCATGAACTGCGAAGCTTGAGCCGCCATCCCAAATACAAAACTGAGCTGTGCCGCACCTTCCATACCATCGGATTCTGCCCGTACGGGCCACGCTGCCATTTCATCCACAACGCAGAGGAGCGTCGCGGACCACCACAGCAGTCATCCCCTCTTAACTCTTCCAACAAGATGGAGAGGCCTCGACTGCAGCACAGCTACAGCTTTGCAGGCTTCTCCAGCTCAGCCGGGCTGAGAGACAGCCCCACCTCCGTCACCCCTCCACCCATGTTCTTCCCCGATGAGGTCCCCGACTGGCCCAGCAGTAACCCCTTCACTTACTCCAGCCAGGAGCTGGCCAACCTGTTTGGGCCCAGCCTCAGTGCTGGCCCTGTAGGCACAGAGCCCAACACCCCTGCACCTCCCTCTCCAACAAGCACGCCTTACTATTTCAGACCCATGTTGGAGTCCCCTCAGATGTTCGAGTCTCCATCCAGCCCTCCCGACTCTCTGTCAGACCAAGAGGGCTACCAGAGCAGCTCTGGAGGCAGCCTGAGCGGCTCTGAGTCGCCAACGCTGGACACCACCCGCCGCCTTCCCATCTTCAGCCGCCTCTCCATCTCCGACGATTAG